From the Gouania willdenowi chromosome 19, fGouWil2.1, whole genome shotgun sequence genome, one window contains:
- the LOC114481063 gene encoding cGMP-dependent protein kinase 1-like isoform X1, with protein sequence MGTLRDLQYALQEKIEELRQRDALIDELELELDQKDELIQRLQNELDKYRSVIRPATAQQVQNNQFIQPDQHRSKRQAISAEPTAFDISALSHVTLPFYAKSPESKELIKEAILDNDFMKNLELSQIQEIVDCMYPVDYGKDACIIKEGDVGSLVFVMEEGKVEVTKEQMKLCTMGPGKVFGELAILYNCTRTATVRTLVHVKLWAIDRQCFQTIMMRTGLIKHAEYMDFLKSVPTFQALPEETLSKLSDVMEETQYEDGEYVIRQGGRGDTFFIISKGKVNVTQGDSTNQETVFIRELGRGDWFGERALQGEDVRTANVVAAGPVTCLVIDRPSFSHLIGGLDEVSNKGYEDAELKAKYEAENAFFSSLKLTDFNIVDTLGVGGFGRVELVQLKSEEAKTFAMKILKKSHIVDTRQQEHIRSEKVIMCDAHSDFIVRLYRTFKDSKYLYMLMEACLGGELWTILRDRGSFEDSTCRFYTGCVLEAFAYLHSKGIIYRDLKPENLILDSRGYAKLVDFGFAKKIGCCKKTWTFCGTPEYVAPEIILNKGHDVSADYWSLGILMFELLTGSPPFSGSDPMKTYNIILRGIDMIEFPPKITKNAANLIKKLCRDSPSERLGNLKNGVKDIQKHKWFEDFNWEGLKKMTLTPPIIPGVSSPTDTSNFDSFPEDTDEAPPDDTTGWDYDF encoded by the exons ATGGGGACTCTGAGGGACCTCCAGTACGCGCTGCAGGAGAAGATCGAGGAGCTGCGACAGCGCGACGCCCTGATAGACgagctggagctggagctggACCAGAAGGACGAGCTAATCCAGCGTCTGCAGAACGAACTTGACAAGTACCGGTCCGTGATCCGCCCGGCCACCGCCCAGCAGGTCCAGAACAACCAGTTCATTCAACCAGACCAGCACCGCAGTAAGAGGCAGGCCATCTCCGCTGAACCCACGGCCTTTGACATCAGCGCCTTGAGCCACGTCACGCTACCCTTCTACGCCAAGAGCCCTGA gtccaAGGAGCTGATAAAGGAGGCCATCCTGGATAACGACTTCATGAAGAACCTGGAGCTGTCTCAGATCCAGGAGATCGTGGACTGCATGTACCCAGTGGACTACGGGAAGGATGCCTGCATCATCAAAGAGGGAGACGTGGGTTCGCTGGTGTTTGTGATGGAGG AGGGGAAGGTGGAGGTCACTAAGGAGCAGATGAAGTTGTGTACGATGGGACCGGGAAAAGTGTTTGGAGAGCTCGCCATCCTCTACAACTGCACACGCACCGCAACAGTCAGGA CTCTGGTGCACGTGAAGCTATGGGCGATCGACCGTCAGTGTTTCCAGACCATCATGATGAGGACCGGCCTCATCAAACACGCCGAGTACATGGACTTCCTTAAAAG tgTTCCTACCTTCCAGGCTCTCCCAGAAGAAACTCTCAGTAAACTCTCTGATGTGATGGAGGAG ACTCAATACGAGGATGGAGAGTATGTGATCAGacagggaggaagaggagacaCCTTCTTCATCATCAGCAAGGGAAAG GTGAACGTCACACAGGGAgactccaccaatcaggagacGGTATTCATCCGTGAGCTCGGGCGAGGCGATTGGTTTGGAGAGAGAGCGTTACAGGG gGAAGACGTGAGGACGGCTAATGTTGTAGCTGCTGGTCCAGTCACCTGCCTCGTCATCGACCGACC CTCTTTCAGTCATCTGATTGGTGGATTGGACGAAGTGTCAAACAAAGGCTACGAGGATGCAGAGCTCAAAGCAAa GTACGAGGCAGAGAACGCCTTCTTCTCTAGCCTCAAACTCACTGACTTCAACATCGTGGACACGCTCGGAGTCGGAGGGTTCGGACGAGTCGAACTG GTGCAGCTGAAGAGTGAAGAGGCCAAAACATTTGCGATGAAGATCCTGAAGAAAAGTCACATCGTGGACACGAGACAACAGGAACACATCCGCTCTGAGAAGGTCATCATGTGCGACGCCCACTCTGACTTCATTGTCAg GTTGTATCGGACGTTCAAAGACAGCAAGTATCTCTACATGCTCATGGAGGCGTGTCTTGGAGGAGAGCTGTGGACCATCCTCAGGGACAG GGGTTCGTTCGAGGATTCCACCTGTCGGTTTTACACAGGCTGTGTGTTGGAGGCCTTCGCCTACCTTCACTCCAAAGGAATCATTTACAGAGACCTGAAGCCAGAGAACCTGATCCTGGACAGCAGAGGATACGCTAAGCTG GTGGACTTCGGCTTTGCCAAGAAGATCGGCTGCTGTAAGAAGACGTGGACGTTCTGCGGGACGCCGGAGTACGTGGCCCCGGAGATCATCCTGAACAAAGGTCACGACGTGTCTGCAGATTATTGGTCTCTGGGAATCCTGATGTTTGAGCTGCTGACAGGAAG TCCTCCGTTCTCAGGCTCAGACCCGATGAAGACCTACAACATCATCCTCAGAGGCATCGACATGATCGAGTTCCCCCCGAAGATCACCAAGAATGCCGCCAACCTCATCAAGAAGCTGTGCAG AGACAGTCCCTCAGAGCGACTGGGAAACCTAAAGAATGGAGTCAAAGACATCCAGAAGCACAA gtggTTTGAAGACTTTAACTGGGAAGGTCTGAAGAAAATGACTCTGACTCCGCCCATCATACCTGGC GTTTCGTCTCCCACTGACACCAGTAACTTTGACAGTTTCCCAGAGGACACTGATGAAGCTCCACCCGACGACACCACGGGATGGGACTACGACTTCTAA
- the LOC114481063 gene encoding cGMP-dependent protein kinase 1-like isoform X2, with the protein MREILPMLVRPQRGHLSSSPSLPVTSFSIQTFKKFPFFRVVRCCRYEAENAFFSSLKLTDFNIVDTLGVGGFGRVELVQLKSEEAKTFAMKILKKSHIVDTRQQEHIRSEKVIMCDAHSDFIVRLYRTFKDSKYLYMLMEACLGGELWTILRDRGSFEDSTCRFYTGCVLEAFAYLHSKGIIYRDLKPENLILDSRGYAKLVDFGFAKKIGCCKKTWTFCGTPEYVAPEIILNKGHDVSADYWSLGILMFELLTGSPPFSGSDPMKTYNIILRGIDMIEFPPKITKNAANLIKKLCRDSPSERLGNLKNGVKDIQKHKWFEDFNWEGLKKMTLTPPIIPGVSSPTDTSNFDSFPEDTDEAPPDDTTGWDYDF; encoded by the exons ATGCGGGAGATTCTCCCGATGCTGGTCCGGCCCCAGAGGGGGCATCTCTCCagctctccctccctccccgtgACTTCCTTCTCCATCCAAACCTTCAAGAAGTTCCCGTTCTTCCGAGTGGTTCGGTGCTGCAG GTACGAGGCAGAGAACGCCTTCTTCTCTAGCCTCAAACTCACTGACTTCAACATCGTGGACACGCTCGGAGTCGGAGGGTTCGGACGAGTCGAACTG GTGCAGCTGAAGAGTGAAGAGGCCAAAACATTTGCGATGAAGATCCTGAAGAAAAGTCACATCGTGGACACGAGACAACAGGAACACATCCGCTCTGAGAAGGTCATCATGTGCGACGCCCACTCTGACTTCATTGTCAg GTTGTATCGGACGTTCAAAGACAGCAAGTATCTCTACATGCTCATGGAGGCGTGTCTTGGAGGAGAGCTGTGGACCATCCTCAGGGACAG GGGTTCGTTCGAGGATTCCACCTGTCGGTTTTACACAGGCTGTGTGTTGGAGGCCTTCGCCTACCTTCACTCCAAAGGAATCATTTACAGAGACCTGAAGCCAGAGAACCTGATCCTGGACAGCAGAGGATACGCTAAGCTG GTGGACTTCGGCTTTGCCAAGAAGATCGGCTGCTGTAAGAAGACGTGGACGTTCTGCGGGACGCCGGAGTACGTGGCCCCGGAGATCATCCTGAACAAAGGTCACGACGTGTCTGCAGATTATTGGTCTCTGGGAATCCTGATGTTTGAGCTGCTGACAGGAAG TCCTCCGTTCTCAGGCTCAGACCCGATGAAGACCTACAACATCATCCTCAGAGGCATCGACATGATCGAGTTCCCCCCGAAGATCACCAAGAATGCCGCCAACCTCATCAAGAAGCTGTGCAG AGACAGTCCCTCAGAGCGACTGGGAAACCTAAAGAATGGAGTCAAAGACATCCAGAAGCACAA gtggTTTGAAGACTTTAACTGGGAAGGTCTGAAGAAAATGACTCTGACTCCGCCCATCATACCTGGC GTTTCGTCTCCCACTGACACCAGTAACTTTGACAGTTTCCCAGAGGACACTGATGAAGCTCCACCCGACGACACCACGGGATGGGACTACGACTTCTAA
- the LOC114481063 gene encoding cGMP-dependent protein kinase 1-like isoform X3, giving the protein MKILKKSHIVDTRQQEHIRSEKVIMCDAHSDFIVRLYRTFKDSKYLYMLMEACLGGELWTILRDRGSFEDSTCRFYTGCVLEAFAYLHSKGIIYRDLKPENLILDSRGYAKLVDFGFAKKIGCCKKTWTFCGTPEYVAPEIILNKGHDVSADYWSLGILMFELLTGSPPFSGSDPMKTYNIILRGIDMIEFPPKITKNAANLIKKLCRDSPSERLGNLKNGVKDIQKHKWFEDFNWEGLKKMTLTPPIIPGVSSPTDTSNFDSFPEDTDEAPPDDTTGWDYDF; this is encoded by the exons ATGAAGATCCTGAAGAAAAGTCACATCGTGGACACGAGACAACAGGAACACATCCGCTCTGAGAAGGTCATCATGTGCGACGCCCACTCTGACTTCATTGTCAg GTTGTATCGGACGTTCAAAGACAGCAAGTATCTCTACATGCTCATGGAGGCGTGTCTTGGAGGAGAGCTGTGGACCATCCTCAGGGACAG GGGTTCGTTCGAGGATTCCACCTGTCGGTTTTACACAGGCTGTGTGTTGGAGGCCTTCGCCTACCTTCACTCCAAAGGAATCATTTACAGAGACCTGAAGCCAGAGAACCTGATCCTGGACAGCAGAGGATACGCTAAGCTG GTGGACTTCGGCTTTGCCAAGAAGATCGGCTGCTGTAAGAAGACGTGGACGTTCTGCGGGACGCCGGAGTACGTGGCCCCGGAGATCATCCTGAACAAAGGTCACGACGTGTCTGCAGATTATTGGTCTCTGGGAATCCTGATGTTTGAGCTGCTGACAGGAAG TCCTCCGTTCTCAGGCTCAGACCCGATGAAGACCTACAACATCATCCTCAGAGGCATCGACATGATCGAGTTCCCCCCGAAGATCACCAAGAATGCCGCCAACCTCATCAAGAAGCTGTGCAG AGACAGTCCCTCAGAGCGACTGGGAAACCTAAAGAATGGAGTCAAAGACATCCAGAAGCACAA gtggTTTGAAGACTTTAACTGGGAAGGTCTGAAGAAAATGACTCTGACTCCGCCCATCATACCTGGC GTTTCGTCTCCCACTGACACCAGTAACTTTGACAGTTTCCCAGAGGACACTGATGAAGCTCCACCCGACGACACCACGGGATGGGACTACGACTTCTAA
- the mat2b gene encoding methionine adenosyltransferase 2 subunit beta, with translation MMDPSPRVLVTGATGLLGRAMCKEFEGSDWTIIGTGNSRAKPRLLSCDLTDEAAVRRLLSDSKPHVIVHCAAERRPDVVERHPEAAANLNVHATALLASLAAASGALFLYISTDYVFDGRNPPYGEDDAPNPLNVYGKSKLQGEREALRHCPGALILRVPVLYGEVTSVTESAVTCLWLNVESEEISALDHTQQKFPTDTRQVAAVCRRLCERARQDSSVRGVFHFSGNEQMTKYQMGVAMAQAFDLPSNHLIPLTEQPAAASAHRPINSQLNCSRLQLLNLGIEPTTFSSSIVECLWPFTADRRWRQTVFH, from the exons ATGATGGACCCGTCTCCGAGGGTCTTGGTTACCGGGGCGACGGGCCTCCTGGGTCGAGCGATGTGCAAAGAGTTCGAAGGATCTGATTGGACCATCATCGGGACTGGAAACAGTCGggctaagccccgcctcctcagcTGTGACCTCACCGACGAGGCCGCGGTTAGACGCCTGCTGAGTGACAGCAAA CCTCATGTGATTGTGCACTGCGCTGCCGAGCGTCGTCCGGACGTCGTGGAGCGACACCCTGAAGCTGCTGCGAACCTGAACGTGCACGCCACGGCTCTGCTCGCCTCATTGGCCG CGGCGAGCGGGGCGTTGTTTCTCTACATCAGCACCGACTACGTGTTCGACGGCAGGAATCCTCCGTACGGAGAAGACGACGCCCCCAACCCGCTCAACGTCTACGGGAAGAGTAAACtacagggagagagagaggcgcTGAGACACTGCCCTG GTGCTCTGATCCTGCGTGTTCCCGTCCTGTACGGGGAGGTAACGTCTGTCACTGAGAGCGCCGTCACATGTCTGTGGTTGAATGTGGAGTCAGAGGAGATCAGTGCGTTGGATCACACTCAGCAGAAGTTCCCCACAGACACTCGACAGGTCGCTGCTGTCTGTCGCCGCCTGTGTGAGAGGGCCAGACAG GACTCGTCGGTCAGAGGAGTTTTTCATTTCTCAGGGAATGAACAGATGACAAAGTACCAGATGGGCGTGGCCATGGCTCAGGCCTTCGACCTGCCGTCCAATCACCTCATCCCA CTCACCGAGCAGCCCGCAGCGGCCTCGGCTCATCGTCCAATCAACAGCCAGCTGAACTGCTCCCGCCTCCAGCTGCTGAACCTCGGCATCGAACCAACAACCTTCAGCTCGTCCATTGTTGAGTGTCTGTGGCCGTTCACTGCAGACAGACGCTGGAGACAGACTGTGTTCCACTGA